In Pseudomonadota bacterium, one DNA window encodes the following:
- a CDS encoding PAS domain S-box protein: MGNKTIYNKLDKTPSDHDLLKTISEPHDKKPNWLQLVIDSLPQHIFWKDQNGIYLGCNENFAQEAGIDNKADIVGKTDSDLEWNNIDVNYNDVIERNIIDSNTSQYHITNSRIRADGKQIWIDTCKIFMRDHYGNIIGTLVSYENITERKEAESGVQHYQQQLERLVSERTLYLDNANKELKEQRDLLQTLIDVIPNPIFYKDTDGICLGCNCAFEEYLGEKREYLVGKSVFDILPKEAAEKHHEYDLETFSNPELHQQTEEEILHKDGSKHYLVCNKATYKDSSGKVAGLIGILNDITDLKNTQDSLIELGIENEALIRSISSFLIGVDSNGLITVWNNMAENIFGIKSEEVKGIPLNECGCLWEWEKIKAGINQCINSRKPIRVDDVVFAKADGKSGYLGITLNPMFLEETDQTGFLLMGADITERKQMELQFAQANKLESIGQLAAGIAHEINTPIQYIGDNILFLRDTYKDIESLIRYFRQLMDAVKNGKQTDNIVYEAQKSIEEMDLDYLTREIPLAIQQTQEGVAQVAKIIRSMKDFSHPGEDAKAGVDINHALENIITVSRNEWKYAADIETDFDESLPMVFGHVGELNQVFLNIIVNAAHAVSDVVNKSPDKKGVIYLSTRKKNAWVEITIRDTGTGIPENIRARIFDPFFTTKEVGKGTGQGLAISHSIIVQKHSGRLSFETKEGGGTAFTICLPVRDASEPLGG; this comes from the coding sequence ATGGGCAATAAAACAATTTATAATAAATTAGATAAAACACCTTCCGATCATGATTTGTTGAAAACAATTAGCGAACCTCATGATAAGAAGCCAAACTGGCTGCAATTAGTTATTGATAGTTTGCCACAGCATATTTTCTGGAAGGATCAAAATGGTATTTATTTAGGTTGCAACGAAAATTTTGCTCAAGAGGCAGGCATTGATAATAAAGCCGATATTGTGGGAAAAACGGATTCAGATTTGGAATGGAATAATATTGATGTGAATTATAATGATGTTATTGAACGAAATATAATAGATAGCAATACTTCACAATACCATATTACAAACTCTCGTATCCGTGCTGACGGAAAACAAATCTGGATAGATACATGTAAGATTTTTATGCGTGATCATTACGGTAACATTATTGGAACATTAGTCAGTTATGAAAATATTACCGAACGCAAGGAAGCTGAAAGCGGAGTACAGCATTACCAGCAACAACTCGAGCGACTTGTTTCTGAACGAACTTTATATTTAGATAATGCGAATAAAGAGTTGAAGGAACAGCGTGATTTATTACAAACACTTATAGATGTCATTCCAAATCCAATATTTTATAAAGACACGGATGGGATATGTCTGGGTTGTAACTGTGCATTCGAAGAATATTTAGGAGAAAAGAGAGAATATTTAGTAGGAAAATCAGTTTTTGACATATTGCCAAAAGAAGCAGCCGAAAAGCACCATGAATACGATTTAGAAACTTTCAGCAATCCCGAACTACATCAGCAAACAGAAGAAGAGATCCTGCATAAAGACGGAAGCAAGCATTACCTTGTTTGCAACAAGGCTACATATAAGGATTCAAGTGGTAAAGTAGCCGGCCTTATAGGCATACTGAACGATATTACCGATCTCAAAAATACACAGGACTCACTGATTGAATTAGGCATTGAAAATGAAGCTTTAATTCGTTCAATTTCTTCATTTTTAATAGGAGTAGATTCAAACGGATTAATTACAGTCTGGAATAACATGGCGGAAAACATCTTTGGAATCAAATCTGAAGAAGTCAAGGGAATTCCCCTTAACGAATGCGGCTGTTTATGGGAATGGGAGAAGATAAAAGCCGGAATAAATCAATGCATAAACAGCCGCAAGCCTATCCGTGTTGATGATGTTGTTTTTGCAAAAGCAGATGGAAAATCCGGATATTTAGGGATAACATTAAATCCGATGTTTCTTGAAGAAACGGACCAGACCGGATTTTTATTAATGGGAGCTGATATTACAGAAAGAAAACAGATGGAACTTCAGTTCGCCCAGGCCAACAAACTTGAATCAATCGGACAACTGGCGGCTGGTATAGCTCATGAGATTAATACACCTATTCAGTATATCGGGGACAATATCCTTTTTTTGCGGGATACTTACAAAGATATAGAGAGCCTGATCAGGTATTTCCGTCAATTAATGGATGCCGTGAAAAATGGAAAGCAGACAGATAATATTGTTTATGAAGCCCAAAAGTCTATTGAAGAAATGGATCTGGATTATCTTACCAGAGAAATTCCTTTGGCCATACAACAAACACAGGAAGGTGTAGCGCAAGTCGCTAAGATTATTCGTTCCATGAAGGATTTCTCTCACCCCGGAGAAGATGCAAAAGCAGGCGTTGATATAAACCATGCCCTTGAAAATATCATTACCGTATCCCGAAATGAATGGAAATATGCTGCGGATATTGAGACAGATTTTGATGAATCTCTTCCTATGGTTTTCGGTCATGTAGGCGAACTGAACCAGGTTTTTTTAAATATAATAGTCAATGCTGCTCATGCTGTTTCTGATGTTGTGAATAAATCTCCGGATAAAAAGGGGGTTATTTATCTGTCAACCCGCAAAAAGAATGCCTGGGTGGAAATAACCATCAGGGATACTGGAACCGGAATACCTGAAAATATCCGGGCCAGGATTTTCGATCCGTTTTTCACAACAAAGGAAGTTGGAAAGGGGACAGGCCAGGGCCTGGCCATTTCTCATTCGATAATTGTACAAAAACACAGTGGCAGATTAAGTTTTGAAACGAAAGAAGGAGGCGGAACCGCTTTTACTATATGTCTTCCGGTTAGAGATGCCTCTGAACCTTTGGGTGGATAA
- a CDS encoding HDOD domain-containing protein — MKTRILFVDDEEMILQGLKRMLRPMKDSWEMAFAINGFEALELMEKLPFDVVVSDMRMREMDGAELLGRVRKKYPQVVRIILSGQSDSTAALKSVKSAHQYLAKPCVPDVLKNTINRSIALRDLLKNDKLQRLISSMDSLPSAPILYSKIIELLGQPECSIKDIGETIAKDLGMTAKILQLVNSSFYGIPRHISYAEEAVSLLGIDTVKALILSIGIFSKYEHNDSFPFKIESLLNHSIKTGAIAKKLALMENLPKYMADETFISGVLHDVGKLVLAANMPEQYSEALHRAKNQNIPETEVEREIFGTTHSLVGAYLIGLWGMPDIIVELVAFHHSPAYYTIEGFIPLTIVHMANGLEHCLDQPDLSAENIPNIDYDYLDKIGLTERIAGWYKIGTSINYEGQSNE; from the coding sequence GTGAAAACAAGAATACTTTTTGTAGATGACGAAGAGATGATATTACAAGGTCTTAAGCGTATGTTAAGACCTATGAAAGACAGCTGGGAAATGGCATTTGCCATAAACGGTTTTGAAGCATTGGAACTTATGGAAAAGCTGCCCTTTGATGTTGTTGTTTCTGATATGCGTATGCGTGAAATGGATGGTGCCGAACTTCTTGGCAGAGTGAGAAAGAAATATCCGCAAGTTGTCCGAATTATTCTCTCCGGTCAATCGGATAGCACTGCTGCCTTAAAATCCGTTAAATCGGCCCACCAGTATCTTGCAAAACCATGTGTTCCTGATGTACTGAAAAATACAATAAACAGGTCTATTGCATTACGCGATCTTCTCAAAAATGATAAACTGCAACGGCTTATTTCCAGTATGGATTCTTTGCCAAGCGCTCCAATTCTTTATTCCAAAATAATTGAGCTTCTTGGGCAACCTGAATGTTCGATAAAGGATATTGGAGAAACAATTGCTAAAGACCTTGGCATGACTGCTAAAATTCTTCAACTTGTCAATTCCTCTTTTTATGGCATCCCAAGGCACATATCATATGCTGAAGAAGCAGTAAGTCTTCTTGGTATTGATACTGTAAAAGCACTTATTCTTTCAATCGGCATATTTTCCAAGTATGAACACAATGATTCGTTTCCCTTTAAAATTGAATCACTGCTTAACCATAGTATAAAGACCGGAGCAATTGCCAAGAAATTGGCCCTTATGGAGAACCTCCCTAAATATATGGCAGACGAAACCTTTATATCCGGTGTGCTTCATGATGTCGGCAAACTGGTTCTCGCAGCCAATATGCCGGAGCAATATAGCGAGGCCCTTCACAGGGCAAAAAATCAAAATATTCCCGAAACCGAAGTTGAGCGTGAAATATTTGGAACAACTCATTCTTTAGTAGGTGCATATTTAATAGGGCTTTGGGGAATGCCGGATATTATTGTAGAACTTGTCGCATTTCATCACTCTCCTGCATACTACACTATAGAAGGTTTTATTCCCTTAACCATTGTACATATGGCCAACGGGCTTGAACATTGTTTAGATCAACCGGATTTATCGGCAGAAAATATTCCAAACATTGATTACGATTATTTGGATAAAATCGGCTTAACCGAACGAATTGCCGGGTGGTATAAAATCGGCACCAGTATCAATTATGAAGGGCAAAGCAATGAATGA
- a CDS encoding response regulator, producing MNEKILIVDDDINFLDGIRRHLRKDFNLDTVQYPVEGLEVIKKNGHYAVIVSDLQMPKMNGIEFLIQAKEIAPDTVRIMLTGNADLHKTIRAVNEGNLFQFLTKPCSPDTLKNVINLGIRQYRLVIAEKELLEKTLKGAISVLNEILSLINPAAFGRSSRIKHHVKKIAKKLGLSNIWLLEMAAMLSQIGCVILPEEALKKLYRGEELSGEDAQLYDMHPMIASDLLTKIPRLDKLAEIIRYQDKCFDGSGNPKDNRQGNTIPVGARILKAVIDFDILEAKGIEKLKIIKQLKELPEKYDPDVLSAMEYLAGGGAKHEISDMLFADLKTGMILNEDVRSKAGRLLISRGHEVTPVLLSRLNNFIKSEGVIEPVSVLISISDSDKL from the coding sequence ATGAATGAAAAAATTCTTATTGTAGATGATGATATTAATTTCCTGGACGGAATAAGGCGGCATTTGAGAAAAGATTTTAATCTGGATACTGTGCAGTATCCTGTTGAGGGGCTTGAAGTAATAAAAAAAAACGGCCATTATGCGGTAATTGTTTCCGACCTCCAGATGCCCAAAATGAACGGGATTGAATTTCTTATACAGGCAAAAGAAATTGCGCCGGATACAGTCCGTATAATGCTGACCGGCAATGCCGACCTCCATAAAACTATTCGGGCGGTCAATGAAGGGAATTTATTTCAATTTCTTACAAAGCCCTGTTCTCCGGATACTTTGAAAAATGTCATTAATCTTGGCATCAGACAATATAGATTGGTAATTGCCGAAAAGGAGCTTCTTGAAAAAACCCTTAAGGGGGCGATATCGGTATTAAACGAAATACTATCTCTGATAAATCCGGCAGCTTTTGGAAGGTCTTCAAGAATCAAACACCATGTCAAGAAGATTGCCAAAAAGCTCGGTCTTTCTAATATATGGTTGCTTGAAATGGCGGCCATGCTTTCGCAGATCGGATGCGTAATCCTGCCGGAGGAAGCACTGAAGAAACTATACAGAGGAGAAGAACTTTCCGGAGAAGACGCCCAGTTGTACGATATGCATCCTATGATAGCATCCGATCTGCTTACTAAAATTCCCCGTTTGGACAAACTGGCTGAGATCATACGTTATCAGGATAAATGCTTCGACGGATCAGGTAATCCTAAAGACAATCGGCAAGGAAATACTATTCCTGTTGGAGCAAGAATATTAAAAGCGGTTATCGATTTTGATATTTTAGAAGCAAAAGGAATTGAAAAACTTAAAATTATAAAACAGCTTAAAGAGTTGCCTGAAAAATATGATCCTGATGTATTGTCTGCCATGGAATATCTTGCCGGAGGTGGAGCAAAGCACGAAATATCCGATATGTTATTTGCCGATCTCAAAACCGGTATGATTCTAAACGAAGATGTACGATCAAAAGCCGGTCGTTTGCTGATATCAAGAGGGCATGAAGTCACTCCTGTTTTGCTTAGCCGCCTTAATAATTTTATAAAATCCGAAGGCGTTATCGAACCGGTCAGTGTGCTTATTAGCATATCCGATTCGGATAAGTTATAA
- a CDS encoding TRL-like family protein: MKKFSWMLIIVLIIAFPGCAYVNVKTPYDTDLNKTVLGDKVGEASIYSILWIVAWGDASTAAAALNGKISVINHMDRQSVSILLGLYCKNTTIVYGD, translated from the coding sequence ATGAAAAAATTTTCATGGATGCTTATAATTGTTTTGATAATTGCTTTTCCGGGGTGTGCATATGTTAATGTCAAGACACCGTATGACACAGATCTGAATAAGACGGTTCTCGGAGATAAAGTGGGAGAGGCAAGCATTTATTCAATTTTATGGATTGTGGCCTGGGGTGATGCAAGTACGGCAGCTGCGGCACTAAACGGTAAAATTTCCGTGATCAATCATATGGACAGGCAGTCTGTCAGCATTCTTTTAGGTCTTTACTGCAAAAATACGACTATCGTTTATGGCGATTAA